In Pelomicrobium methylotrophicum, the DNA window TTCGGCCGTGCCCGCTCCCAAGCTACGCTCTTCCGTGGCCCGGCCGATCCCCCGCTCCCCTACGCGGCTTACTCGAACAAGTTGCCCAGCATCTTGGTCGCCAGCGCATAGAGCAACACGGCGAAGATCCGCCGCAACAGGATGACCGGCATTCGATGGGCTGCATGCGCCCCCCACGGGGCGGTGAGCATGCTGGCGACCACCAGCCCGGCGAGGGCCGGGAGGTGGACGAAGCCGAGACTCAGCCGGGGCAGCCCCTCGCTGCCCAGTCCGATGAGCGCGTAGCCCACCGTGCCCGCGGCGGCGATGGGAAAGCCCAGGGCCGATGACGTTCCGATGGCCGTCAGCAGCGGCACGTTGCAAAAGGTGAGAAACGGGATGGTCAGCACCGCGCCGCCCGCTGCGACCAGGCTCGAGACGCCGCCGATCACGCCGCCTGCCGTCAGCAGGACAGGCCAATCCGGGAGCTGCCGCGTCGGCTTTGGCTTGATGCCGAGCAGCAACTGGGTGGCCGCCAGGTAAACGAATCCGGCGAAGAAGATCGTCAGCGGGCGTGTCGACAGCGCGCCGGCGAGCAGCACTCCCGAGAGCGTTCCCGCCAGAATCCCCGGCGCCATGGCGCGGACGATGGTCCAGTCCACCGACCTGCGGGCATGATGGGCGCGCACGCTGGAGATCGAGGTGAACAGGATGCTGGCCATGGCGGTGCCGAGGGCGAGATGCAGCACGTGCTCGGCTGGGAAGCCCTGGGCCTGGAACAGGAACACCAGAATGGGGACCATCGTCATGCCGCCGCCGATGCCCAGCATGCCGGCAAAGAAGCCGACGAAGCCGCCGAGCGCCAGGTACGCGAGCCACCATTCCATGGCGAAAGGGTGCCGTACTACTTTAGCCGCGAAAGCGCAAGGCCGCAGCGAAGGACAAAGAGCGCACCGTGGGCAAAGGGAAACGATCCTTCTCTCTGAAGGGCTTCGCTGGGCACCCTGGAGCTTGAAGGCGGCGACCCGCTCTTTTTTTGCCTGTCCGGCAGCTCGGGCGGCTCGGCGCTCACGCTTTGCCTTTCAGGCGCAGCGCCTCCTCGTCGAACGCGCGGTCGATGGCGTGGACGATCTTTTCCACCATGCGAAAGCCTTCGACGGGCGCGTCGTCTTTCATATAGGCGAGGCGAAGGGGGCCCA includes these proteins:
- a CDS encoding sulfite exporter TauE/SafE family protein, coding for MEWWLAYLALGGFVGFFAGMLGIGGGMTMVPILVFLFQAQGFPAEHVLHLALGTAMASILFTSISSVRAHHARRSVDWTIVRAMAPGILAGTLSGVLLAGALSTRPLTIFFAGFVYLAATQLLLGIKPKPTRQLPDWPVLLTAGGVIGGVSSLVAAGGAVLTIPFLTFCNVPLLTAIGTSSALGFPIAAAGTVGYALIGLGSEGLPRLSLGFVHLPALAGLVVASMLTAPWGAHAAHRMPVILLRRIFAVLLYALATKMLGNLFE